One genomic segment of Vespa velutina chromosome 10, iVesVel2.1, whole genome shotgun sequence includes these proteins:
- the LOC124952708 gene encoding uncharacterized protein LOC124952708 isoform X9 encodes MQDPVLESILEQMRETEARRTDLERQYGEAQNQLREKIAGRYQGPESVEALQSKIRELEKKTELQMVKHEELSLELTSLRRARTRGPGVGHVTSGIPTSTWPPAGSEIDRIIAKIEQDSSSAGRMLHDLDHARGTITTQQPSATQSILRSSSENLPNLGQHQHPPHPHALNLGMPTQMSHYAGSPMPLTPMMPGCPPLTPNGPPYHYSEPIPPAPSLSTSQSQPAFQQKLQQYQQQQQTDLSSSHPQGALPSQQKQQAHTHFTSNQYQESYPHTQTYQQPLQQQQHPSSTSYLTASNQSVIPHYTQPTQTAQSYQLNGSQHGSQQSTTYPNLSMSTHPNGTYSSGASFNPQLSHLNYSVPPSNITQTTLSTLAPYSTASFHSTLGPLTSVSQTVLPYSSVQSSYATSGLTYSTVGTNAFGTSSVGSGTTSGNLLQAIGDPLQAMQQLSAQSQANQLQQQAIIQQIQQSLRASSPTATSTTGHHFLGPRQMPKIPTGILTNPLDRLTNENIVSEGQVDMLDIPGKGRCYVYIARFTYEPFQHSPNENPEAELPVQGGDYLLVWSQPDDDGFLDAETLDGRRGLVPANFVQKLIGEDLLEFHQAVLGLRDVDDSASTNIPQVSNCYLQDIDLELAALEEGNRNRQAELSAYAELDNIAEDDEQEPPEVYLFSDLVPAPQHLTLERQLNKSVLIGWTAPENPHQLESYHVYVDGVLKVTVKATERTRALVEGVDSTRPHRISVRSVTHSRRTSRDAACTMVIGKDIALGPTAVKASNVTATSAVISWLPSNSNHQHVVCVNNVEVRTVKPGVYRHTITGLAPSTIYRVTVKAKNLRATHFEDQNAQAVNNFACHVHFKTLPKGLPDPPVDIQVEAGPQDGTLLVTWQPVALNGSAVTGYAVYADGKKVTDVDSPTGDHALVDIHKLMGLNPKHITVRTKSRESQSGDSCATAIPCSVLRGGTSTHLQHGAPHMLDQGQQQQQQQQQTSVIQQDDPNRHRMAVAQRYPTAPVPSHMRRQGTRVDVHGQVIIETDENLSDKEIFPGQSISQMAVPEITKDSASEANYSEEDDPSRRGRGMSPHHHRYGPQGPQGPPGAYRSVRMGGPGRPQDAYYDQTGNQRMRGPIYGARVNQAQGGNVHPASGVQQMNKRVRRFIALFDYDPTTMSPNPNACEEELQFSEGDTIKVYGEKDADGFYWGECRGRRGYVPHNMVEELKDQNQGGQGQPNRRGPGSNERWGDIYASMPMKKMIAMYDYNPQELSPNPDAQVELPFHAGNEICVYGEMDSDGFYMGELNGVRGLVPSNFLIEASNQGQPSQGGRRPPGQSQGPGARGPPPPPREPPPTGHRRNKDACIVPVSVPVCHLDSRQQQQQQQQQQPLMNNQQHQLQQNNPPHLAYQQANHHSNTTVTTSNQHGPSHLPSGGGVMGAHQQGPLPPHLQQQGKGRGGVGNRAVGSNMPGGMQTPGQHMQPQQQLDYQGQQQPNQQYQQQPNQQNQNYQQPNQGYPQQGQQGFGQQAGQQYQQPQQQQQGQHQQQQQQQQQQVQQPNQGYGQQNQGPSMQSSQPSSKPMRGIPTVLPTAQSKTTPNTPQGQQQQQQPQQQQSTGPNLMQKFTEMAGASAGGDILSKGKELIFMKFGLGK; translated from the exons ATGCAGGACCCAGTTCTCGAGTCCATCCTCGAG CAAATGCGAGAAACCGAAGCTCGGAGGACAGATTTGGAACGACAATACGGGGAAGCACAGAATCAATTACGTGAAAAGATAGCAGGTCGATACCAAGGACCAGAATCAGTCGAAGCACTACAGTCGAAAATCAGAGAGTTGGAGAAAAAAACTGAATTGCAAATGGTGAAGCATGAGGAATTATCGCTGGAATTGACGAGTTTAAGAAGGGCTCGAACTCGTGGCCCAGGTGTTGGTCATGTTACATCTGGAATACCAACATCCACTTGGCCTCCGGCTGGCTCTGAAATTGATAGAATTATTGCAAAGATTGAACAAGACAGTAGCAG tgcCGGCAGAATGTTACACGACTTGGATCATGCTCGAGGAACTATAACTACACAGCAACCTTCGGCCACGCAAAGTATTCTTCGATCCAGTTCGGAGAACCTTCCTAATTTGGGCCAACATCAGCACCCTCCTCATCCACATGCTCTTAATCTGGGGATGCCCACGCAAATGAGCCAT TATGCAGGGTCGCCCATGCCATTGACGCCAATGATGCCTGGTTGTCCGCCGTTGACGCCAAACGGGCCACCGTATCATTATAGCGAACCAATACCTCCAGCACCATCTCTCTCTACTAGTCAGTCGCAGCCTGCTTTTCAACAAAAGCTCCAGCAatatcaacaacaacaacaaacggATTTGTCGAGTTCTCATCCTCAGGGAGCCTTGCCCTCCCAACAAAAGCAACAAGCGCACACACACTTCACAAGTAATCAGTATCAAGAGAGTTATCCGCATACGCAAACTTATCAGCAACCGCttcaacagcaacaacatcCAAGCTCGACTTCGTACCTGACAGCGTCGAATCAAAGTGTGATACCTCATTATACGCAGCCAACTCAGACTGCGCAAAGTTATCAATTAAATGGCAGCCAGCATGGTTCTCAACAG TCTACGACGTATCCTAATTTATCAATGTCGACGCATCCCAATGGGACATACAGTTCAGGAGCTTCTTTCAACCCTCAACTGTCTCACCTTAATTATTCGGTTCCGCCGTCGAATATCACGCAAACTACCTTGTCAACGTTGGCACCATATTCGACGGCATCCTTCCATTCAACATTAGGGCCGCTTACGAGCGTTTCTCAAACCGTTCTTCCTTATTCGAGCGTTCAAAGTAGCTATGCTACAAGCGGCTTGACTTATTCTACTGTCGGGACCAATGCTTTCGGCACCTCGAGCGTCGGCTCGG GTACTACATCGGGAAACTTGTTACAAGCAATAGGAGATCCTTTACAAGCGATGCAACAACTATCTGCTCAATCGCAAGCCAATCAATTGCAACAACAAGCGATTATTCAACAAATACAACAAAGTTTGCGAGCTAGTTCGCCAACGGCGACAAGTACAACGGGCCACCATTTTCTTGGTCCAAGACAAATGCCAAAAATCCCTACTGGTATACTTACTAATCCTTTAGATAGATTGACCAATGAAAATATAGTATCTGAAGGTCAAGTCGACATGTTGGATATACCTGGCAAGGGTAGATGTTACGTTTACATAGCTCGCTTCACTTATGAGCCCTTTCAGCATTCGCCTAATGAAAATCCAGAAGCTGAGTTACCCGTACAGGGTGGGGATTATCTTCTTGTTTGGAGTCAACCAGACGATGATGGTTTCCTTGACGCTGAAACTCTCGATGGAAGGCGTGGTCTCGTACCCGCTAACTTTGTACAAAAGTTAATCGGTGAAGATCTGTTGGAATTTCATCAAGCTGTCCTCGGCCTTAGAGACGTCGATGATTCTGCTTCAACGAATATTCCACAAGTGAGCAAT TGCTATCTGCAGGACATCGATCTAGAATTAGCAGCTTTAGAAGAAGGAAATCGAAATCGACAAGCTGAGTTATCTGCTTATGCTGAATTAGACAATATTGCGGAAGATGACGAACAGGAACCACCAG AAGTCTACCTGTTTTCGGACCTAGTTCCGGCGCCGCAGCACCTCACTCTCGAACGACAACTCAACAAGAGTGTCCTGATTGGGTGGACCGCTCCTGAAAATCCTCATCAACTAGAATCCTATCATGTCTACGTGGATGGTGTACTGAAGGTTACCGTCAAAGCTACTGAAAGAACGAGGGCATTGGTCGAGGGAGTTGATTCTACTAGg CCCCACAGAATAAGCGTACGATCAGTGACGCATTCGAGAAGAACATCAAGGGATGCAGCATGCACAATGGTAATCGGCAAAGATATTGCTTTGGGTCCAACTGCCGTAAAAGCATCCAATGTAACAGCAACAAGCGCTGTGATATCATGGTTGCCAAGTAATAGTAATCATCAACACGTAGTTTGTGTGAATAACGTCGAAGTCAGGACCGTGAAGCCAGGAGTTTATAGACATACGATCACCGGTTTGGCACCCTCAACGATTTACAGGGTGACGGTGAAAGCGAAAAATTTAAGAGCAACACATTTTGAGGATCAAAATGCACAAGCGGTAAACAATTTTGCCTGTCATGTCCATTTTAAGACATTGCCCAAAGGATTGCCAGATCCTCCGGTCGATATCCAG GTGGAGGCTGGACCGCAGGACGGCACTTTGCTAGTGACCTGGCAGCCTGTTGCCCTAAACGGTTCGGCCGTCACCGGTTACGCGGTGTATGCCGATGGAAAAAAAGTCACCGACGTTGACAGTCCCACCGGTGATCACGCTTTGGTCGACATACACAAACTTATGGGACTGAATCCAAAACACATAACAGTCCGTACGAAGAGTAGGGAGAGTCAATCGGGTGACAGTTGTGCTACAGCGATACCTTGCAGTGTTCTTCGGGGTGGTACGAGTACTCATTTGCAGCATGGTGCCCCACACATGCTCGATCAAggccaacaacaacaacaacaacaacaacaaacaaGCGTCATACAACAGGACGATCCGAACCGTCATCGTATGGCAGTTGCTCAGCGATATCCTACTGCACCTGTTCCATCGCACATGAGAAGACAAGGTACCAGAGTCGATGTACATGGTCAAGTAATCATTGAAACAGATGAAAACCTCTCCGACAAGGAAATATTTCCAGGACAGAGCATCTCTCAAATGG CTGTTCCAGAAATCACAAAGGATTCTGCTAGCGAAGCCAATTATAGCGAAGAGGATGATCCATCTCGAAGAGGTCGTGGAATGTCACCGCATCATCATCGATATGGTCCTCAAGGCCCTCAAGGACCACCTGGGGCATATAGATCGGTTAGAATGGGAGGACCTGGTAGACCTCAGGATGCTTATTACGATCaaacag GTAATCAAAGGATGAGAGGACCGATATATGGCGCAAGAGTAAATCAAGCTCAAGGTGGTAACGTTCATCCAGCTAGTGGTGTTCAACAAATGAATAAGAGGGTACGCCGATTCATCGCATTATTCGATTACGATCCAACGACTATGTCACCAAATCCCAATGCCTGCGAGGAAGAATTACAATTCTCTGAGGGAGACACCATCAAg GTATACGGTGAAAAGGATGCCGATGGTTTTTATTGGGGCGAATGTCGTGGTAGACGAGGATACGTGCCGCATAATATGGttgaagaattaaaagatCAAAATCAAGGTGGTCAAGGACAACCTAATAGACGAGGACCTGGATCTAATGAAAGATGGGGAGATATCTATGCGAGTATGCCtatgaagaaaatgatagCGATGTACGATTATAATCCACAGGAACTTTCACCTAATCCGGATGCG CAAGTCGAGTTACCGTTTCATGCTGGCAATGAAATTTGTGTTTATGGTGAAATGGACTCCGATGGATTTTATATGGGCGAACTTAACGGAGTTCGCGGTTTAGTGCCAAGTAATTTCCTCATAGAAGCATCTAACCAGGGTCAACCGTCTCAAGGAGGTAGAAGGCCACCGGGACAAAGTCAAGGACCCGGTGCGAGAGGTCCACCACCCCCACCACGAGAACCTCCGCCAACTGGTCACCGccgtaataaag ATGCCTGCATTGTGCCTGTGTCTGTCCCTGTCTGTCACTTAGACTCtagacaacaacaacaacaacaacaacaacaacaaccactAATGAACAACCAACAACATCAACTACAACAAAACAATCCACCGCATCTAGCGTACCAACAAGCGAATCACCATAGCAATACGACTGTAACCACGTCTAATCAGCATGGGCCCAGTCACTTGCCTTCCGGCGGTGGTGTCATGGGTGCCCATCAACAAGGGCCCCTTCCACCCCACCTTCAACAGCAG gggaaggggaggggaggCGTGGGCAATCGAGCCGTTGGTAGTAACATGCCAGGCGGCATGCAAACTCCGGGACAACACATGCAACCGCAACAGCAGCTCGATTATCAAGGTCAGCAACAGCCGAATCAACAGTATCAACAACAGCCGAATCAACAGAATCAGAATTATCAGCAACCAAATCAGGGATACCCGCAACAAGGTCAACAAGGTTTTGGACAGCAAGCTGGACAACAGTATCAACAAccgcaacaacaacaacagggACAGcatcaacagcaacagcagcaacagcagcagcaggtGCAACAACCAAATCAAGGATATGGTCAACAAAACCAAGGACCATCGATGCAGAGTTCACAGCCAAGCAGCAAACCAATGAGGGGTATACCGACTGTCCTTCCAACTGCTCAAAGCAAAACCACACCGAACACTCCGCAAGgccaacaacaacagcaacagccaCAACAGCAGCAGAGTACGGGTCCGAATCTAATGCAAAAATTTACAGAAATGGCAGGTGCCAGTGCAGGCGGAGATATTCTCTCGAAAGGCAAAGAGCTTATCTTTATGAAGTTTGGCTTGGGCAAGTGA
- the LOC124952708 gene encoding uncharacterized protein LOC124952708 isoform X11 — protein sequence MRETEARRTDLERQYGEAQNQLREKIAGRYQGPESVEALQSKIRELEKKTELQMVKHEELSLELTSLRRARTRGPGVGHVTSGIPTSTWPPAGSEIDRIIAKIEQDSSSAGRMLHDLDHARGTITTQQPSATQSILRSSSENLPNLGQHQHPPHPHALNLGMPTQMSHYAGSPMPLTPMMPGCPPLTPNGPPYHYSEPIPPAPSLSTSQSQPAFQQKLQQYQQQQQTDLSSSHPQGALPSQQKQQAHTHFTSNQYQESYPHTQTYQQPLQQQQHPSSTSYLTASNQSVIPHYTQPTQTAQSYQLNGSQHGSQQSTTYPNLSMSTHPNGTYSSGASFNPQLSHLNYSVPPSNITQTTLSTLAPYSTASFHSTLGPLTSVSQTVLPYSSVQSSYATSGLTYSTVGTNAFGTSSVGSGTTSGNLLQAIGDPLQAMQQLSAQSQANQLQQQAIIQQIQQSLRASSPTATSTTGHHFLGPRQMPKIPTGILTNPLDRLTNENIVSEGQVDMLDIPGKGRCYVYIARFTYEPFQHSPNENPEAELPVQGGDYLLVWSQPDDDGFLDAETLDGRRGLVPANFVQKLIGEDLLEFHQAVLGLRDVDDSASTNIPQVSNCYLQDIDLELAALEEGNRNRQAELSAYAELDNIAEDDEQEPPEVYLFSDLVPAPQHLTLERQLNKSVLIGWTAPENPHQLESYHVYVDGVLKVTVKATERTRALVEGVDSTRPHRISVRSVTHSRRTSRDAACTMVIGKDIALGPTAVKASNVTATSAVISWLPSNSNHQHVVCVNNVEVRTVKPGVYRHTITGLAPSTIYRVTVKAKNLRATHFEDQNAQAVNNFACHVHFKTLPKGLPDPPVDIQVEAGPQDGTLLVTWQPVALNGSAVTGYAVYADGKKVTDVDSPTGDHALVDIHKLMGLNPKHITVRTKSRESQSGDSCATAIPCSVLRGGTSTHLQHGAPHMLDQGQQQQQQQQQTSVIQQDDPNRHRMAVAQRYPTAPVPSHMRRQGTRVDVHGQVIIETDENLSDKEIFPGQSISQMAVPEITKDSASEANYSEEDDPSRRGRGMSPHHHRYGPQGPQGPPGAYRSVRMGGPGRPQDAYYDQTGNQRMRGPIYGARVNQAQGGNVHPASGVQQMNKRVRRFIALFDYDPTTMSPNPNACEEELQFSEGDTIKVYGEKDADGFYWGECRGRRGYVPHNMVEELKDQNQGGQGQPNRRGPGSNERWGDIYASMPMKKMIAMYDYNPQELSPNPDAQVELPFHAGNEICVYGEMDSDGFYMGELNGVRGLVPSNFLIEASNQGQPSQGGRRPPGQSQGPGARGPPPPPREPPPTGHRRNKDACIVPVSVPVCHLDSRQQQQQQQQQQPLMNNQQHQLQQNNPPHLAYQQANHHSNTTVTTSNQHGPSHLPSGGGVMGAHQQGPLPPHLQQQGKGRGGVGNRAVGSNMPGGMQTPGQHMQPQQQLDYQGQQQPNQQYQQQPNQQNQNYQQPNQGYPQQGQQGFGQQAGQQYQQPQQQQQGQHQQQQQQQQQQVQQPNQGYGQQNQGPSMQSSQPSSKPMRGIPTVLPTAQSKTTPNTPQGQQQQQQPQQQQSTGPNLMQKFTEMAGASAGGDILSKGKELIFMKFGLGK from the exons ATGCGAGAAACCGAAGCTCGGAGGACAGATTTGGAACGACAATACGGGGAAGCACAGAATCAATTACGTGAAAAGATAGCAGGTCGATACCAAGGACCAGAATCAGTCGAAGCACTACAGTCGAAAATCAGAGAGTTGGAGAAAAAAACTGAATTGCAAATGGTGAAGCATGAGGAATTATCGCTGGAATTGACGAGTTTAAGAAGGGCTCGAACTCGTGGCCCAGGTGTTGGTCATGTTACATCTGGAATACCAACATCCACTTGGCCTCCGGCTGGCTCTGAAATTGATAGAATTATTGCAAAGATTGAACAAGACAGTAGCAG tgcCGGCAGAATGTTACACGACTTGGATCATGCTCGAGGAACTATAACTACACAGCAACCTTCGGCCACGCAAAGTATTCTTCGATCCAGTTCGGAGAACCTTCCTAATTTGGGCCAACATCAGCACCCTCCTCATCCACATGCTCTTAATCTGGGGATGCCCACGCAAATGAGCCAT TATGCAGGGTCGCCCATGCCATTGACGCCAATGATGCCTGGTTGTCCGCCGTTGACGCCAAACGGGCCACCGTATCATTATAGCGAACCAATACCTCCAGCACCATCTCTCTCTACTAGTCAGTCGCAGCCTGCTTTTCAACAAAAGCTCCAGCAatatcaacaacaacaacaaacggATTTGTCGAGTTCTCATCCTCAGGGAGCCTTGCCCTCCCAACAAAAGCAACAAGCGCACACACACTTCACAAGTAATCAGTATCAAGAGAGTTATCCGCATACGCAAACTTATCAGCAACCGCttcaacagcaacaacatcCAAGCTCGACTTCGTACCTGACAGCGTCGAATCAAAGTGTGATACCTCATTATACGCAGCCAACTCAGACTGCGCAAAGTTATCAATTAAATGGCAGCCAGCATGGTTCTCAACAG TCTACGACGTATCCTAATTTATCAATGTCGACGCATCCCAATGGGACATACAGTTCAGGAGCTTCTTTCAACCCTCAACTGTCTCACCTTAATTATTCGGTTCCGCCGTCGAATATCACGCAAACTACCTTGTCAACGTTGGCACCATATTCGACGGCATCCTTCCATTCAACATTAGGGCCGCTTACGAGCGTTTCTCAAACCGTTCTTCCTTATTCGAGCGTTCAAAGTAGCTATGCTACAAGCGGCTTGACTTATTCTACTGTCGGGACCAATGCTTTCGGCACCTCGAGCGTCGGCTCGG GTACTACATCGGGAAACTTGTTACAAGCAATAGGAGATCCTTTACAAGCGATGCAACAACTATCTGCTCAATCGCAAGCCAATCAATTGCAACAACAAGCGATTATTCAACAAATACAACAAAGTTTGCGAGCTAGTTCGCCAACGGCGACAAGTACAACGGGCCACCATTTTCTTGGTCCAAGACAAATGCCAAAAATCCCTACTGGTATACTTACTAATCCTTTAGATAGATTGACCAATGAAAATATAGTATCTGAAGGTCAAGTCGACATGTTGGATATACCTGGCAAGGGTAGATGTTACGTTTACATAGCTCGCTTCACTTATGAGCCCTTTCAGCATTCGCCTAATGAAAATCCAGAAGCTGAGTTACCCGTACAGGGTGGGGATTATCTTCTTGTTTGGAGTCAACCAGACGATGATGGTTTCCTTGACGCTGAAACTCTCGATGGAAGGCGTGGTCTCGTACCCGCTAACTTTGTACAAAAGTTAATCGGTGAAGATCTGTTGGAATTTCATCAAGCTGTCCTCGGCCTTAGAGACGTCGATGATTCTGCTTCAACGAATATTCCACAAGTGAGCAAT TGCTATCTGCAGGACATCGATCTAGAATTAGCAGCTTTAGAAGAAGGAAATCGAAATCGACAAGCTGAGTTATCTGCTTATGCTGAATTAGACAATATTGCGGAAGATGACGAACAGGAACCACCAG AAGTCTACCTGTTTTCGGACCTAGTTCCGGCGCCGCAGCACCTCACTCTCGAACGACAACTCAACAAGAGTGTCCTGATTGGGTGGACCGCTCCTGAAAATCCTCATCAACTAGAATCCTATCATGTCTACGTGGATGGTGTACTGAAGGTTACCGTCAAAGCTACTGAAAGAACGAGGGCATTGGTCGAGGGAGTTGATTCTACTAGg CCCCACAGAATAAGCGTACGATCAGTGACGCATTCGAGAAGAACATCAAGGGATGCAGCATGCACAATGGTAATCGGCAAAGATATTGCTTTGGGTCCAACTGCCGTAAAAGCATCCAATGTAACAGCAACAAGCGCTGTGATATCATGGTTGCCAAGTAATAGTAATCATCAACACGTAGTTTGTGTGAATAACGTCGAAGTCAGGACCGTGAAGCCAGGAGTTTATAGACATACGATCACCGGTTTGGCACCCTCAACGATTTACAGGGTGACGGTGAAAGCGAAAAATTTAAGAGCAACACATTTTGAGGATCAAAATGCACAAGCGGTAAACAATTTTGCCTGTCATGTCCATTTTAAGACATTGCCCAAAGGATTGCCAGATCCTCCGGTCGATATCCAG GTGGAGGCTGGACCGCAGGACGGCACTTTGCTAGTGACCTGGCAGCCTGTTGCCCTAAACGGTTCGGCCGTCACCGGTTACGCGGTGTATGCCGATGGAAAAAAAGTCACCGACGTTGACAGTCCCACCGGTGATCACGCTTTGGTCGACATACACAAACTTATGGGACTGAATCCAAAACACATAACAGTCCGTACGAAGAGTAGGGAGAGTCAATCGGGTGACAGTTGTGCTACAGCGATACCTTGCAGTGTTCTTCGGGGTGGTACGAGTACTCATTTGCAGCATGGTGCCCCACACATGCTCGATCAAggccaacaacaacaacaacaacaacaacaaacaaGCGTCATACAACAGGACGATCCGAACCGTCATCGTATGGCAGTTGCTCAGCGATATCCTACTGCACCTGTTCCATCGCACATGAGAAGACAAGGTACCAGAGTCGATGTACATGGTCAAGTAATCATTGAAACAGATGAAAACCTCTCCGACAAGGAAATATTTCCAGGACAGAGCATCTCTCAAATGG CTGTTCCAGAAATCACAAAGGATTCTGCTAGCGAAGCCAATTATAGCGAAGAGGATGATCCATCTCGAAGAGGTCGTGGAATGTCACCGCATCATCATCGATATGGTCCTCAAGGCCCTCAAGGACCACCTGGGGCATATAGATCGGTTAGAATGGGAGGACCTGGTAGACCTCAGGATGCTTATTACGATCaaacag GTAATCAAAGGATGAGAGGACCGATATATGGCGCAAGAGTAAATCAAGCTCAAGGTGGTAACGTTCATCCAGCTAGTGGTGTTCAACAAATGAATAAGAGGGTACGCCGATTCATCGCATTATTCGATTACGATCCAACGACTATGTCACCAAATCCCAATGCCTGCGAGGAAGAATTACAATTCTCTGAGGGAGACACCATCAAg GTATACGGTGAAAAGGATGCCGATGGTTTTTATTGGGGCGAATGTCGTGGTAGACGAGGATACGTGCCGCATAATATGGttgaagaattaaaagatCAAAATCAAGGTGGTCAAGGACAACCTAATAGACGAGGACCTGGATCTAATGAAAGATGGGGAGATATCTATGCGAGTATGCCtatgaagaaaatgatagCGATGTACGATTATAATCCACAGGAACTTTCACCTAATCCGGATGCG CAAGTCGAGTTACCGTTTCATGCTGGCAATGAAATTTGTGTTTATGGTGAAATGGACTCCGATGGATTTTATATGGGCGAACTTAACGGAGTTCGCGGTTTAGTGCCAAGTAATTTCCTCATAGAAGCATCTAACCAGGGTCAACCGTCTCAAGGAGGTAGAAGGCCACCGGGACAAAGTCAAGGACCCGGTGCGAGAGGTCCACCACCCCCACCACGAGAACCTCCGCCAACTGGTCACCGccgtaataaag ATGCCTGCATTGTGCCTGTGTCTGTCCCTGTCTGTCACTTAGACTCtagacaacaacaacaacaacaacaacaacaacaaccactAATGAACAACCAACAACATCAACTACAACAAAACAATCCACCGCATCTAGCGTACCAACAAGCGAATCACCATAGCAATACGACTGTAACCACGTCTAATCAGCATGGGCCCAGTCACTTGCCTTCCGGCGGTGGTGTCATGGGTGCCCATCAACAAGGGCCCCTTCCACCCCACCTTCAACAGCAG gggaaggggaggggaggCGTGGGCAATCGAGCCGTTGGTAGTAACATGCCAGGCGGCATGCAAACTCCGGGACAACACATGCAACCGCAACAGCAGCTCGATTATCAAGGTCAGCAACAGCCGAATCAACAGTATCAACAACAGCCGAATCAACAGAATCAGAATTATCAGCAACCAAATCAGGGATACCCGCAACAAGGTCAACAAGGTTTTGGACAGCAAGCTGGACAACAGTATCAACAAccgcaacaacaacaacagggACAGcatcaacagcaacagcagcaacagcagcagcaggtGCAACAACCAAATCAAGGATATGGTCAACAAAACCAAGGACCATCGATGCAGAGTTCACAGCCAAGCAGCAAACCAATGAGGGGTATACCGACTGTCCTTCCAACTGCTCAAAGCAAAACCACACCGAACACTCCGCAAGgccaacaacaacagcaacagccaCAACAGCAGCAGAGTACGGGTCCGAATCTAATGCAAAAATTTACAGAAATGGCAGGTGCCAGTGCAGGCGGAGATATTCTCTCGAAAGGCAAAGAGCTTATCTTTATGAAGTTTGGCTTGGGCAAGTGA